The DNA sequence TCATATTAAATGATGCGAGAACTCGAAAAAACgtttgagagaaaaagaaatgtacattcaaattcatttttatttactaaaGTTATCAGTCGATTTGTCAATTAATCATCTGGAATCTTCTCGCCTCGATTAATGTGATTAGTTTATTGCATTCGCAGCGTAACACTGTCTCTGATTGTACGTGTGTCTCGAGATCACCCTGAAAAATTACGCTTCTTCCGGGGCAGCGCCTCGGAGAACTTTTCTCATTTCCGTCTGATCGTACCGTCACGTTCTGATGTTTTCGTACTCGATGCGATACATGAGGAAAGAAACGcacgccgaaaaaaaaatcaatttatgaGCCCCTCTTCTTCGGGAGAAGAGAATCCGATCTTTTCTCGCCGTAGCGATCTCTTCTTTTTCCCCAGTACTGCTTATCAGAAAAGTTAGTGCAATAGCTCGTCGTTTCGCGGAAAGTTGCAcgcatggaaaaaaaagaaaaaataaataaaataaaaagagaaaaaaaaagtaagaaagaCGCACAAAAAGGAGAATGGATTTTaaggaaaatttatatacaaaaacgcgAGAAAAGAGGGCGAGTGAGAGATTCGGAAGTCCGTTGAAGCGATATCGGCGTCACTCGCTGCTCGTGTGTTTGTCGTGATATTTCTTCCTAAGCTAAGATATACGCGAAGTTAAGAGTTACAATGTGGACCGTAAAATAGTTTCTCATGTTATTATCGACGTACAACAGTTCACGAgaacgataaaaagtaaacCCTTTGACCGAGGGAGACATGACTTCTGTCAAAATTTAACTGTACTACGTTCTTATATCCCCGATACTCCTGTTCTATCTATATTCTATGATTTCGCTCTTGCCTAAGGGGTCGTAGCGTTCTTGGCTAATTAGAGTTTCATCCCCGTCAAACGGTATCGCAAGTTAATTGCTTGTGCATCAAGGATTCTATAGCTGCTTCTatcacagaaaaaaaaaaaaattaataataatgataaaaccTATGCCTTATACAAAAACTTCTCTGCACCCTCTTGCCGACATGTTCTAGCCGTGTACTTCGATAACGTTTGGAAAACGCGTAGCTCGCGAAGTTATCATCGAAGCGATCTCTTTCCcaatatttagaataaatcGAATTTCTGAAGACTACGTTCTATCTCTGAATCGTAAATCTTTTATCGCcaacgttttaaatatttttcttcatatTTCCGGCACTCGCCGTTTCAAATTGATCGAGTCTTCGTGGGCTCGAAAGCGCCCAAACGTGAGCCATGAAAAGTAGATCGCGAAAGGATCGGTGAGTTTTACGTGAAAAGATCGAAGTATCTCGAGTCGGCGCCTGATATTTTATCTCGTAGATGTGTAACACGCGAGTGAAACGCAGGCGTTCCGCGGCCGAAGATTAATCTCTTCCCCGCGCACGAGCTTCACCACCCGCATATGTTTTTTCTCACGACTTTCTCGGTGTCTTACAATACCACCCATCGTTTCAATGGccgcgaaaattattcttatcaCCCTTCGGGGAATCTTTTTCCTCCCTACGACGTCCCTCGAAGCGTCTGTCGACGTTTTCGAGACGCTGGTTACCCCATTCCCTTTGCACTTCCGCGCCAACACGGGGTCGATTATCGTTACTTTGATATGTGGCATTGGTGCTAGGTGTACAAAGTACGTGTTCTAATCTTGCATTACGTCTTTTGTCTCCCTTCCCCTTTCTCCCCCCGGCgagatataatatttgttaaacttTTGCACGTGGCCGCGTCCGAAAATCGCGCGGACGCGATAAAACCATCGCGGATGCGTCTCTCCCGATCTCGGCGGTGTTTTATATTGTAGCAACTGTATTAACTCGCGggcgattatattttaatattatttggtTTAAGCTCTCAGGacacgattaatttatttcccctttttttcctcccttcttCCCTCCGTTCATTTCTTGCTTTCCATTCTTGTTGCGAGGACACGAAACGCGACGTAACGTGCGTGATCAATGTATGCGACGTcgtgcaaaaaaagaaaaaaaaagacgaaaatcAAAGCGcacgttttttcttcttttctcttagtattattttttcttttgtctttcTTCCCTTCCGTTTCTGCGTTCGAGAACCGACACGACGAAGAATACCACTAAGATATTAACGTTGTGTATATGAACGTGAGgtgttacaaaatttttatttgctttgcgctttatacatatttactgtaagtgataattattactagttgtttattataaataagaaCGAATCACTCTTGTGTATCAGTTAAATTGCTACATTAAAGTGTTGATATTATACTCGTTTAAGGTGCGTCTCAATCGATTCCCTCGGAAATCTCGAAAGTGCTCTCATTGCAAATTCCCTTATACATCTAGTCGGATTGTCCATTGCGTTGATTGTCCATTTCACTGcgacattttttataattgctaATATAAGAAATGTCCCGTTTTGAAACTgaacgttttttaaatttattattattaattaaataattaattttttttaatgatttagtTATTCGAGTTGTAGCTTGGTATCAACTTGACATAAACTACTTCGTTGATAATATTAACAGATATTATACGCTCCAATTCTCAAACGCTAGCTTCCTTTATTATGCTCTTTCCCTGTATCGATTTGAGTAAATCTTATTTCTCTGGcgatatttctaatatatattCTAAAACTTCGTAAAAATGCTATGAAAGTAGCGACGATTTTCGCGAATCCAGTTCGATTTTTGGGGAAGGTGCGCAATATAGAAAGAATGTTCCAACACAGTTTAGCCTGCTAAATGGTTATCAATTCTATAAGTTTTGTATTGTTTACACATAAATTATAGAATATCTAAAcggttccttttttttcctttttttttcgatgtcCTGTGAAATTGTACAATAGAGTTACAAATAAAGATAAAGCCATACTTTACGTACAATCTGATTCAGTCTTTGCTAATGTCGTGTAATAATGTGCGAAAGAACTAACTAACAGTTAGACTATTTAAGAAGCTAAGAATTCTTTTAATCAAGATACTGGAAGCATGAAACTATTCAGCTAGCTTTACACAAGATTGGTCTTCCTTATGAAATCGTCAAATCATGATTATGATACATTTCTATACATTATCACCAGCGTCGAAACTAATCTTACTTAACACGATACTCCTGAGAAACTGTTAAtccattgttttaataaactcGATTGCGGAGCAAAACTGCGTCCACCAATATTGTTCCTCACCCTCTAACCGATTCCCATAAAAGCTGTCTACATATTGAACAGTTGATAGCAACGACGGCGGATTagtctgaaattaaatattacttaagaATCCtgaaatttatatagaaataaattttttttttacatacctTGATTATGACGTAAACCAGCACGGGAATCAGATCGTCGGCAGCAGGTATGCCTCTTTCCGACGCCATGGAGAGGAGATTCATGATGGTAGTCGCGCAACGAAATACACACTGCAACTTATCCCTAGGAGTCTTGTACGCCGATATCACAGCCAATTCAGCCTGCGCCCATGGCCAGGGGCATTCGTAATGATAAACCTTTGGAATGCGTAGGTCTTTGTGATTTGGAGTTACGACCTTCGCCAACTTTTTGATGTGATCGTGAAGAAGCTGGTCCCTATATACATCTCCATCTCCATTTGGATAAAGCGCATTGTGGTACACCCGTGCCATAACGGTTCTTTCCACCACGACTCTCGCCAAATCTAGCTGGTTGGTGCTCGCCGCTAAAAGTAAAAAgtcgaaatatattattttcattaaaacaatCGTAACttgtaattgtaataattaattttgttcgcATACATTGCCAAATCGGATCATTGTCCATTTCAGCGTGAACCTTCCCTAGAAAATTATCCACGAGATCCTGTTTTTCGTCAGCCAACGTGAGCTTTTTAAATTCATCGCagaaacgtaaaagaaaagtctctcttttttccaaaaatactCTTACGCAAACAGATACGAGATGATTATTGATAGCATCTCGATCGCACTTAACCCGTACAcataatctaaaaaatatagtggttatattttgtatttacacatatattgtatataaaattatatttatatataaatagtaCCTATCTAAATGAGCTAAAGTCGACAGTAATCCTTGACGACATCTGATTAAATATGCGATATAGGGAGATCGCTTTTGATAATCTTCTCGAAGGGATTTGAAAAGTTTTCTACATCCATCGTCATTGAATAGTCGCACGCAACGTAAAGTTTCGTGAAGATGAGCAATCAGTGCCCTATCCTGCAGATTTATAGCTTCTGCTAGTTGTAGTTGCAAAAATGCAACTAGTTCGTTTTCCTTTTGCGACCAACGATGTCTCTGTGATGAAATTTTGTGATATTAGATATTGTAAAGactttacaaagaaaaaactgaaaaatttaatttaatttaacagttctttttaatataaaaattatttaaatttaaattaagtattcaaattttattctgCACTTTATTTATGATTGAACTATcaatctttaataataataaatacctcTGAAGTATTCCATGGAATGTGTTGAAGGTCTGCAGTGCTAAGCACCATACGCAATTTCCTTTTAGCATCGGCGAAAGCATAAGATAACTCTACATTATTAGGATCGATTGAGAGTCTTTCGTCTTCTACCTCTTTTGTACGAGATTGATTGCTTTCGACCGAAGCTGTGTCGCTAGCTGCGCTCGGTTTTCTTCGATATTTTGCTAATATGTCATCGGTGGTGTCTAGAATTAATCAAGAGAacaatttattgaattatccAACATACAATAATtgctaatattatttatatcttacCGCCTGCAATGTTACCGGATGATGTTACATCCTCGGACATAATCCTGCGTAATCTGTGTCGGCATATGTCAACGCCATCACCACCGGCTTCTCGGTCAAAGCATCTATCATCCGTTCCGCGGATTGCTTTACCTCTGCGATTTCGCaatgacaattttaatttaccgaaGAAACCACGTTTGTTTTTTTGATCGTCGTCCAACATTTCTTTATCACCGCGTTCGGCAGTCATGTCAAAGCTTATGCTTTTTGGAATAGCTCCTGTTGATGCGTTTGGTTTGCAAAAATTGGGAATTGTACCATCTACTGAATCGCAAGTACCATTAACTGTTGGCGTTGGTAAATCTGAggttgaaatattatttttcacacGAGGCTCCGATCCGGAACTGCTGCTTGATGTCAAGCTGGCCGTGCTTAATCGGCCGATCGTATCTCCAACTGATGTTATACAGCTATCCAGTTccttgttttaattaaaaatcacgtTTATAATAGCTTCAGCAACAAAGCAACAGATTAATATAGAAACAACGTAAAGAAATACGTACCTCCGTTTTCGCGTCACCGTTTTGGAACTTTTCTGGCAAAACAGGCGCAGAAATATGATTAGCTAATAACAATGCCGGTGCGACTGCAGCCGCGGCGATGTGATTGTGCGCAGGTGCTTGACGTTCAACTTGCTTACCATTGTCAATTTGAAGTTTATCTATCAAGTGAACCAGCCGATCGTCCCGTAAAGATTTACCGTAATCCACGTTACTTATATTGTTAGCGTTTTTGTCTACATATTCCATTGTACTTCGTCGATAATCGGACGAGGTTCCGCCACGACCTGTTACATTTGAAGACGATGGCAATGGAGATGTTGTTGGTGATGGATGAATTATCGAAGTTCCTATACCAGTATCATCCCGAGTTCCcgaaatcgatgaaaaattaatgcttgAACCATCCGGacctaaaattatttattatataaattcaaataaaaaaatatttaatattatatcaatataaCATTATGTAACTTCAATATATTTACATGGAGTTGCAGATTGGAGAGTTTCTTCATTTCCCTCGGAATCTGCGCGACTTTCTATTTCAACCTCGGATCTAGCAGTATCGTCAGATctgtacaaatattaaaaataattaaaaaattttacagttatttactatttcttattaattatttttaaattttacatttaataataacaccaattttatatattaaagaaaagaatatacCTGGCAACGCTAGCAGTGTCATCGGTATCTACTTCAGTTAATCTTTCAGAATCACTAGCTAATACATCTGTGCTCCAGGCTTCAGAAGCGGTTTCGCTAATATCTAACATGGGCGTAGGTTCGGTAGGAAGAACAGGTGCAACTTGTTCAGGAGGAACAGCAAGCAATATTCGATCCTGTTGTTCAACTATTTCGCTATCGGAGGCCAGCACATCCGTAGACCAAGTATCAGATACCATAGAAACAGTTTCATCTCCTAAAAAGTACAATGcgtacgtaaaattaataatttaataatttataatatgaataaattaacaattagtGGAATTTATCAggttttcaaaataaatagtttatatatatatatatatatatatatgcacatACCTTCAATGAGCTTCTTAATCtcaaatttgcaaaatttatcaTCAATTTCCGATCGGCTTTGTTTGGTTGGAATATTAGGCGGCGGCAAATCCAATTGCCTTACTTCACCTGCAGCGCGTCCGTCGTCTCCTTCAGTAATTTGAGATGATGGTGTATCTCGACCTGACGATTATACAGAAAGAAAACTTATAATTACTCCTTacactaaataaaaaaaagtaataataataaaattaatataaattaaaaaattaaataaataaataaaagggAATTCTTTGAAAACTAAATTGATGTACCTGATATATTAGGGGTTCCTCTACCCGACACATTGGCGGATACCATATCTGAGAGATTATCGTTTTGATCTTCTGTCTCTAACTCCAAAGATGAAGCGACACTGTGATTGGAAGCAGCTTCTGATACAGCTTCTAAATTATCGGACGTATTCCCAATTGATCCTTCGAAcaatactaattatttttattaatgtagatGTGTATAAAAGCCAAGTAATACGTAActttatattaacattaataataaaaaattatttttaaaaatttatacgtaaagTTTAGTTAGTTCTAAAAAACACAaatacgttataaaaattattaaaagcagTATTAAATAGTATATTCAGTATCAGAGAAATTGATATACCTTCGTCATGCGATAACGAAAATCGGGTCCTCTTCTCCTGCGTTTCGATGCGTTCACCGTTGCTATTTTCTTGTCTAGGATGATCAGGGGCGTCATCAGGGAGATTCAAAGTAACAGGTCCATTTTCCATACTACTTTGAAGCTCCATGCATAAAacctaaaaaaagaaaaaattaattaaacagattttatttaatgttaacgtcaattaatttaatacaatttttaaatttagtattTCCTCAGAATTCTAACattaatacgtaattataCCTTTTGTTCACTGAGTAGCCCTACAGATTCTCCAATTGTCGGACCAAAAGGTATGACTAGCAcgtcttgaaaatttttatccaaCGATTCCTCTTCAGGAGCAGCAGTACCGTTAACTTCTTCTCCGCCTTCGTTTGTTACATTTGGTGAAAATGTGGTCATTCTAATACCACGTCCTTTtcctgttaaaaaaatatttaaaattataataattcgaacatacatatataattattatattatttatataacatacCTTTTCCTACAGCGACGCCTCGTTTGCTGGGTGTGTCCAAATATTCGTTACTTAGTCTATTATTATGCAACGAACCCGAAGGTAATTGCGACAGCATTTCTGCTAATTGTTTTCTATCAAACGAATTATGTGATACTGTTTCTCCACCGTTATCACCAACAATCGTGTTCAAAAACGTAATTAAGGAGTTTAGCTCACTTTCCGTAAACAACGCTGCGGATCGTGACAGGccttgaaatttattattgtcaATTATCGTTGGTTCCTCTTCAAGTTCCTCAGTCGCGCCGTCCAACATCGAGTCTATTATAGAAGACACTGAATCTTTCTcaaattttttgtaaagatCAATAACTTTGTTGTCGATACTTTGATACTTTTGCAACGAAAGCATTTGTAAGATTTGCCCGACTtgcattaaattaaacctCGCGACATAACTTATCGGCGCATCCGTAATGCCGTAAGGCTCGGGATTAACTATAGCGGGGCAAATAAAGTAAGTAAATACAAGATCGGTGCACATTGCGTGCACTTCTTTTGGATCTACATTTCCGTTCTTGCTGAGAAGTCCTGCCATTTGCCTTACAAGCCAGCAGACACTCATAGGAAAGCAGTGAATTGTTTCGCGAATGTTGACGATGAATCTCTGCGTTATGCGATACAGAGAATTAACTGTCCACAGTCTGTAACGCTGTAACTTCGCTTGGTATTCAGGCGTGCCTTCCTTCCCGAATTTCTTCAATCTCTCCGCAGGTGGGAATCTAATAGGCGCTTTGTCCGGATCTATGTCCAGAAACATTTCGTCCTCCATGAGTAATTGCACTATAGGGCTGTGCAAAGCTGCCGTTAAGAAGAGCTTCGCAGAAAACAGGCTTTCGTGAAAGATCGAATAAAATCTAGAAAACGCGCATGTGCCATGCCTGAGCAATCTTCGTGGGTTATCAGACGGAATAATCTGCAGCAGCATGAGGTGCCTCAGCAGCTGAAGAACCAAGCTCTTGTCCTCCGGCAATATACAGCTGCCGTATAATCCGGCAGCCAAGCATTGCACAATAGTCTGCATCGATTCTGGAATGACTTTGTCGCCTTCCACCAGGCACGAGGCTAAGAGTTTAGGCGACTTTCGTAGCGCACCCAAGAATTCCCCGTAAGACAGGCACGCCTGGTAGCGCAGATATTTGTACGCGTCGATAAAATGCGAGTTCTCCAATGCGTTTGCTCTCAAGCAACACGACGCCGGAGTGCAATCTGGCCTCGCCACTATCAAGCGATTCAGATTGACCCTCTGTTGAGCAGTTATCCACGCTTGCTGCGCTAACTGCGACGAGACGTACAAGACCTAGACACGACAGAATCTCATTAACATACATATTAATCAAGTCtatattttcatttacaaTTAACAGTCTCTGAAATCTAGTGATGAACGTTACTCACTCGTTCGTTAAGAGTCTGCAGGTTTTGCTGCTCGGAATTGACGAACAGTCTTTCCTGCCGCAAGTGACGGGCCAGTTCCATCATGTCCCACTGTAGTGTCCCGTGGGAGTCAATACTGTTAATTGATGACATTGTTGGATGTACCTGTAATGTGGAAGACGACtatgtagaaaattattaaaaatttaattaaaataaacgtgtCGTTCGTATAGTTACTTGTGTACAATCCTGTTAGTCAGTTATCCTCAGCACTCATAACAACTGAGACAAGAACTACTTCACGCCGAGCCTCAGAACTCCGCACATATGCTCGGCACCGCGATCTTCACAGGCGCACGTGGGGGAGAGACGTGGTGGAGGCGTCGCTTCACCTAGCGGAGTAAACAAAGGTCTTAATACGAGCCAGACTAGTCTCGCGTATTGCATAACGCGAGCGTGGCTTCACGGCGATGATATCATAGGAATGGCACTCAACGTCCGCGTCattctatctctatctctctctctcttactttcTGGCTACGGAATGTCGATTGAAGATAAAACGAAGACACGTACCTTCGAGAAGGGAGCCCGTTGGCTgcagccgctgtcgccgcgaaggaaaaataaatatcgttcaGCTCGAGCTCTATCGCGTGCCTTCTGGCGACTCGTGATCTCGATTATCAGGTGACAGTTGTGACCTGTGACAGCTGTGACAGGTCTCGCATCCCACCACGAGCGGTGCCCGAGATAAATTCACGCGTCGCCGAGTACGACCCTCGCGCGATTCCTCGGCGTAGCACACGCGTCAGAGAAACACCCCCAACGGCACACGCACATCTTCTGATTGTAGGTTAGACTCTCTCGGTCGACAAATGGCCGCGGGTGCTGCGCGGTACCAGCTCGTACGAAGGACGCGCGGCGTTGGCGTTTTCAAGCGAGCGAAACGGGAGAACGGCGCGGATCAGCTGTTGCGAGAGCTGGAAGGAACGGTCATCGTCGATGTGTCCCGATCGTTTCATTTTTGTCGCGGAAGCACGTATGACGAGGTGCGTTATTCCcgcgttaataaaaagtatcggcaaatgtatataaaataacgcttTCGCTTTGGATTTTCCGAAATCTAATAAGATCAGAACGTTATtctatacgtatgtatatttacTATCGTTAGGTCTACTCGAACCAGGgtttgattaatttaactGGAGGCTAAACTATAGAAAAAATCAAAGCCCGTCCACGAAGGCTTCTCTTTCGTACATATTCGATATCAGATTTCGGGTCAACGTAATCGCGGCTCGCAGGTCGGAGCcttagcgataaataaaacgtgaacTCGACGCTAGAATTAAGTTTCGAATTAAAACAGCAAGGTATCATTgtcgtttattaaaaacttcGTGGGCGTAGGTCGTAATAACTTGTTCCACGTCTAGGTGTCGCCACGTGGGCTTTATTCGGAACGTGAGCTATTTCGGCGGCCTTTCTCTATCTATTGCGATCGCTCACTTCGCGGctacagtaaaataaaaatttttataacgttacgCTGATTACTGATCGTTGATACGTGGATTCTCGATTGCTAATAATTCGATTCAAACAACAGTGAGTCTTATTACTCGTCTACTTGTAACAGATTACGCCACTGATTAATGTACGATCACAATTTAATCGTTAGAATCGATGGAGCTCGCTTCCCCGAAAGGTTCGCTTCCGATACGTACTTCATTgtgctctttctttttattgcaacaaaaaaaaaatgcgaaatttaattttattgcaattatttcaAGTTTGGCGAGCTCACGGACAGCCTCTCGATACACCGCGGCAGATCTATCTCCCAAAACAATAAAGTGCAGTCTAATTCTGAAGCCAGAAGCCTCGATTATCGCCCTAGAGAGTCGGTAAATCAAGTGAATATTTCAGCATAATCTATTCAATATTCagtctaatattaatttgttattactTCGTTTTTGAAAGTACaagttttctaattttttttttttatctttctttcagGAACGCGGTAATGACTTTGATAACGAGCGGGATTTTGGGGAACGGCTGGAATTTCGTTCTTTAGGATGCAAATCTGACGGTTGAATAATCGCGCGCCCCGGCGCGTACGTCCTCGTTAGACACCACGCAAGCAACCCCCGCGTTACATCCGCAAGTAGTCGTGCCAGTTTTGGCGCAGCCGCGCGCAACGCCACCGCCTGCACTGCGCCGGTATTATTTTAACCGCGTAGGGATGGAAGGGGATaggtcgcgagcgagagagcgtgCGTCTACGTCAGGAAAAGCTCCGAGCTTATTGGTCCTGGTCCATTGTTGCGTATTGATTGCTGTAGAGCAGTGGTATGGTCGTCGGGACACTCggtcgtcctcgtcgtcgtcgtcgccgtcgccgtcggtAGTGCTCAGCCGATTAGGTTAAGAGGAACGAGCGCGCGCTGTCGCAGATACAAGGGCGAGAACGGGAAAAGGGGAGGCGCggaagaataaagaaaagaaataaaagaaaaagaaagaagaaaaggaaaagaggaaaaggcggaagaaagtaaaagagaaaaaaaaacgaccgTTCGCACTGTTTGCCGCGCGTCGTTTCGCGTCGAGTTTAGCTTCGCGTTTCGCCTCGCGTTTCGCCGTCGACCCGCGACCTCGCGCTCAGCAGTCGTCACTCGAACGAGATACGA is a window from the Cardiocondyla obscurior isolate alpha-2009 linkage group LG01, Cobs3.1, whole genome shotgun sequence genome containing:
- the Gapvd1 gene encoding GTPase-activating protein and VPS9 domain-containing protein 1 isoform X1, which translates into the protein MSSINSIDSHGTLQWDMMELARHLRQERLFVNSEQQNLQTLNERVLYVSSQLAQQAWITAQQRVNLNRLIVARPDCTPASCCLRANALENSHFIDAYKYLRYQACLSYGEFLGALRKSPKLLASCLVEGDKVIPESMQTIVQCLAAGLYGSCILPEDKSLVLQLLRHLMLLQIIPSDNPRRLLRHGTCAFSRFYSIFHESLFSAKLFLTAALHSPIVQLLMEDEMFLDIDPDKAPIRFPPAERLKKFGKEGTPEYQAKLQRYRLWTVNSLYRITQRFIVNIRETIHCFPMSVCWLVRQMAGLLSKNGNVDPKEVHAMCTDLVFTYFICPAIVNPEPYGITDAPISYVARFNLMQVGQILQMLSLQKYQSIDNKVIDLYKKFEKDSVSSIIDSMLDGATEELEEEPTIIDNNKFQGLSRSAALFTESELNSLITFLNTIVGDNGGETVSHNSFDRKQLAEMLSQLPSGSLHNNRLSNEYLDTPSKRGVAVGKGKGRGIRMTTFSPNVTNEGGEEVNGTAAPEEESLDKNFQDVLVIPFGPTIGESVGLLSEQKVLCMELQSSMENGPVTLNLPDDAPDHPRQENSNGERIETQEKRTRFSLSHDEVLFEGSIGNTSDNLEAVSEAASNHSVASSLELETEDQNDNLSDMVSANVSGRGTPNISGRDTPSSQITEGDDGRAAGEVRQLDLPPPNIPTKQSRSEIDDKFCKFEIKKLIEGDETVSMVSDTWSTDVLASDSEIVEQQDRILLAVPPEQVAPVLPTEPTPMLDISETASEAWSTDVLASDSERLTEVDTDDTASVARSDDTARSEVEIESRADSEGNEETLQSATPCPDGSSINFSSISGTRDDTGIGTSIIHPSPTTSPLPSSSNVTGRGGTSSDYRRSTMEYVDKNANNISNVDYGKSLRDDRLVHLIDKLQIDNGKQVERQAPAHNHIAAAAVAPALLLANHISAPVLPEKFQNGDAKTEELDSCITSVGDTIGRLSTASLTSSSSSGSEPRVKNNISTSDLPTPTVNGTCDSVDGTIPNFCKPNASTGAIPKSISFDMTAERGDKEMLDDDQKNKRGFFGKLKLSLRNRRGKAIRGTDDRCFDREAGGDGVDICRHRLRRIMSEDVTSSGNIAGDTTDDILAKYRRKPSAASDTASVESNQSRTKEVEDERLSIDPNNVELSYAFADAKRKLRMVLSTADLQHIPWNTSERHRWSQKENELVAFLQLQLAEAINLQDRALIAHLHETLRCVRLFNDDGCRKLFKSLREDYQKRSPYIAYLIRCRQGLLSTLAHLDRLCVRVKCDRDAINNHLVSVCVRVFLEKRETFLLRFCDEFKKLTLADEKQDLVDNFLGKVHAEMDNDPIWQSASTNQLDLARVVVERTVMARVYHNALYPNGDGDVYRDQLLHDHIKKLAKVVTPNHKDLRIPKVYHYECPWPWAQAELAVISAYKTPRDKLQCVFRCATTIMNLLSMASERGIPAADDLIPVLVYVIIKTNPPSLLSTVQYVDSFYGNRLEGEEQYWWTQFCSAIEFIKTMD